The following coding sequences lie in one Nocardioides sambongensis genomic window:
- a CDS encoding GGDEF domain-containing protein: MTAGAAHVVPDTRADEDYSCQPVSEVVRAYVGFPIGDEQGGLFGVLCGADLDPLESSAAVDAELIALLSGLLSSHLAVARAADRVRHDEEVAAALADTDALTGLVNRRGWDKLVADAQQRVDAYGDPVAVAVIDLDGLKQVNDADGHTAGDDLLRRTGAALRSAASDHDRVARYGGDEFTVLTDDVGVGDLPAHYARFADRLRADGIAASLGHAFAGPGDRTVHEAFRLADAEMYVDKRARHAR, encoded by the coding sequence ATGACCGCGGGAGCCGCGCACGTCGTACCGGACACCAGGGCGGACGAGGACTACTCCTGCCAGCCGGTCTCGGAGGTCGTCCGCGCCTACGTGGGCTTCCCGATCGGCGACGAGCAGGGTGGGCTGTTCGGGGTGCTCTGCGGCGCCGACCTCGACCCCCTGGAGAGTTCGGCGGCGGTCGACGCCGAGCTGATCGCGCTGCTGAGCGGCCTGCTCTCCTCCCACCTTGCCGTGGCCCGCGCCGCGGACCGGGTGCGGCACGACGAGGAGGTGGCCGCGGCACTCGCCGACACCGACGCCCTCACCGGCCTGGTCAACCGGCGCGGGTGGGACAAGCTGGTCGCCGACGCGCAACAGCGCGTCGACGCCTACGGGGACCCGGTCGCGGTCGCCGTGATCGACCTCGACGGGCTCAAGCAGGTCAACGACGCCGACGGGCACACCGCCGGGGACGACCTGCTCCGGCGCACCGGGGCCGCGCTGCGCTCCGCCGCCTCGGACCACGACCGGGTGGCTCGCTACGGCGGCGACGAGTTCACCGTGCTCACCGACGACGTCGGCGTCGGCGATCTGCCCGCCCACTACGCCCGGTTCGCCGACCGCCTGCGCGCCGACGGCATCGCCGCCTCGCTCGGCCACGCCTTCGCCGGCCCCGGCGATCGCACGGTGCACGAGGCCTTCCGCCTCGCCGACGCCGAGATGTACGTCGACAAGCGGGCCCGCCACGCCCGCTGA
- the pdhA gene encoding pyruvate dehydrogenase (acetyl-transferring) E1 component subunit alpha: MPDVNDPVFGPAPTAAGADDDLVQLLTPEGERVHHPEFDLDLTPEMLRTFYRDMFLVRRLDVEATALQRHGELGLWAQLLGQEAAQIGAGHALARQDFVFPTYREHGVAWVRGVDPVALLGLFRGVDNGGWDPHEHGFNLYTIVIGAQVLHAAGYAMALQRDGVVGTGDGERDAAVLAHFGDGASSQGDVSEAFIFAGWANAPVVFFCQNNQWAISEPIEKVSRIPLYQRANGFGFPGVRVDGNDVLATYAVTQAALKRAREGQGPMLIEAYTYRMGAHTTTDDPTRYRLMEDVEHWKLKDPLARVEVHLRRNGLVDDQFFTDLAAEADALGDRMRRECHQLPDPQPLDIFDRVYAEQTEELAAQQAEVATYLSSFADHAPAGAEGGAA; encoded by the coding sequence GTGCCTGACGTGAACGACCCCGTCTTCGGACCGGCCCCGACCGCCGCCGGCGCGGACGACGACCTGGTCCAGCTGCTCACCCCGGAGGGGGAGCGGGTCCACCACCCGGAGTTCGATCTCGACCTCACTCCGGAGATGCTGCGGACCTTCTACCGCGACATGTTCCTGGTGCGCCGCCTCGACGTCGAGGCCACCGCCCTGCAGCGGCACGGAGAGCTCGGCCTGTGGGCGCAGCTGCTCGGCCAGGAGGCCGCGCAGATCGGCGCCGGCCACGCGCTGGCCCGGCAGGACTTCGTCTTCCCGACCTACCGCGAGCACGGCGTCGCCTGGGTGCGCGGGGTCGACCCGGTCGCACTCCTCGGACTGTTCCGCGGTGTCGACAACGGCGGCTGGGACCCCCACGAGCACGGCTTCAACCTCTACACGATCGTGATCGGCGCCCAGGTGCTGCACGCCGCCGGCTACGCGATGGCGCTGCAGCGCGACGGGGTGGTCGGCACCGGGGACGGTGAGCGCGACGCCGCCGTGCTGGCGCACTTCGGTGACGGCGCCTCCTCCCAGGGCGATGTCAGCGAGGCGTTCATCTTCGCCGGCTGGGCGAACGCGCCGGTCGTCTTCTTCTGCCAGAACAACCAGTGGGCGATCTCCGAGCCGATCGAGAAGGTCTCCCGGATCCCGCTCTACCAGCGCGCCAACGGCTTCGGCTTCCCCGGCGTCCGGGTCGACGGCAACGACGTCCTCGCCACCTACGCGGTCACCCAGGCCGCGCTCAAGCGTGCCCGGGAGGGTCAGGGGCCGATGCTGATCGAGGCCTACACCTACCGGATGGGCGCCCACACCACGACCGACGACCCCACCCGCTACCGGTTGATGGAGGACGTCGAGCACTGGAAGCTCAAGGACCCGTTGGCCCGCGTCGAGGTGCACCTGCGCCGCAACGGCCTGGTCGACGACCAGTTCTTCACCGACCTCGCCGCGGAGGCCGACGCCCTCGGCGACCGGATGCGCCGGGAGTGCCACCAGCTCCCGGACCCGCAGCCGCTGGACATCTTCGATCGCGTCTACGCCGAGCAGACCGAGGAGCTCGCCGCCCAGCAGGCCGAGGTGGCGACGTACCTCTCCTCGTTCGCCGACCATGCGCCGGCAGGCGCCGAGGGAGGTGCGGCCTGA
- a CDS encoding putative zinc-binding metallopeptidase: protein MELDARGISTDGLVFDLLSSSAEAGEDVVIGHADGVITIDLAESDDARRERIRVDLGEPYRTMLGHLRHETGHFVQMGLLQSGDQEQVARCRELFGDDTADYQAAIDRHYAEGAPEGWEQSYISTYATMHPFEDFAETFAHVLHISDTCETAAEHGLLSVDPSAFSSFGDLVRGVWVPFSIALNQINRSMGKADVYPFVIPDRVVEKLEFVAGLFPGPQR, encoded by the coding sequence GTGGAGCTCGACGCGCGAGGGATCTCCACCGACGGCCTGGTCTTCGACCTGCTCTCCTCCAGCGCCGAGGCGGGCGAGGACGTGGTGATCGGCCATGCCGACGGGGTGATCACGATCGACCTGGCCGAGTCCGACGACGCCCGCCGGGAGCGGATCCGGGTCGACCTCGGCGAGCCGTACCGGACCATGCTCGGCCACCTGCGCCACGAGACCGGGCACTTCGTCCAGATGGGGCTGCTGCAGTCCGGCGACCAGGAGCAGGTGGCCCGGTGCCGCGAGCTGTTCGGCGACGACACCGCCGACTACCAGGCGGCGATCGACCGGCACTACGCCGAGGGTGCGCCGGAGGGCTGGGAGCAGTCCTACATCAGCACCTACGCCACGATGCACCCGTTCGAGGACTTCGCGGAGACGTTCGCCCACGTGCTGCACATCTCCGACACCTGCGAGACCGCCGCCGAGCACGGTCTCCTCTCGGTCGACCCGTCCGCGTTCTCCTCGTTCGGCGACCTGGTGCGCGGCGTCTGGGTGCCGTTCTCGATCGCGCTGAACCAGATCAACCGCTCGATGGGGAAGGCGGACGTCTACCCCTTCGTGATCCCCGACCGCGTGGTCGAGAAGCTCGAGTTCGTCGCCGGACTCTTCCCCGGTCCGCAACGCTGA
- a CDS encoding 3-hydroxyacyl-CoA dehydrogenase NAD-binding domain-containing protein, whose product MAAPNGGPDREVQTMTVQRLMVAGGGMMGSQVTWQAARHGLEVTVYDAFDAGLARCRELEESYRDLFVAERGADAAEMDAALARISYTTDLESSAAAADAIIEQVPEDLGIKQGFWERASAAATPEALLLCNSSSLVPSAIAPVVAAPERFLSLHYCVPVWDANIGEVMGHEGTASDHYDRTVTLAEQMGLVPIKIRREWPGYVLNALLIPFLVAGVELVRNGVSDPADIDQVWRICNRSEIGPCQMVDMTGMNAAYHVAITVGQTEVAEWLKREYIDKGRMGVETGAGFYDY is encoded by the coding sequence ATGGCCGCACCGAACGGCGGCCCCGACCGGGAGGTGCAGACCATGACCGTGCAGCGACTGATGGTGGCAGGCGGCGGGATGATGGGTTCCCAGGTGACCTGGCAGGCCGCGCGGCACGGCCTGGAGGTCACCGTGTACGACGCCTTCGACGCCGGCCTCGCCCGATGCCGCGAGCTCGAGGAGTCCTACCGCGACCTCTTCGTCGCGGAGCGCGGTGCCGATGCCGCCGAGATGGATGCGGCCCTGGCGCGCATCTCCTACACCACGGACCTGGAGTCGTCCGCGGCAGCCGCGGACGCGATCATCGAGCAGGTGCCGGAGGACCTCGGGATCAAGCAGGGCTTCTGGGAGCGGGCGTCCGCCGCAGCCACCCCGGAGGCGCTGCTGCTGTGCAACAGCTCGTCGCTGGTGCCCAGTGCCATCGCCCCCGTCGTCGCCGCTCCGGAGAGGTTCCTCTCGCTGCACTACTGCGTGCCGGTCTGGGACGCCAACATCGGCGAGGTGATGGGGCACGAGGGGACCGCCTCGGACCACTACGACCGGACGGTCACGCTCGCCGAACAGATGGGACTGGTGCCGATCAAGATCCGGCGGGAGTGGCCCGGCTACGTGCTGAACGCGCTGCTGATCCCGTTCCTGGTCGCCGGTGTCGAACTGGTCCGCAACGGGGTCTCCGACCCCGCTGACATCGACCAGGTCTGGCGCATCTGCAACCGCTCGGAGATCGGACCGTGCCAGATGGTGGACATGACGGGGATGAACGCGGCGTACCACGTGGCGATCACGGTCGGGCAGACCGAGGTGGCGGAGTGGCTCAAGCGCGAGTACATCGACAAGGGACGGATGGGTGTGGAGACCGGAGCCGGGTTCTACGACTACTGA
- a CDS encoding serine/threonine-protein kinase, whose protein sequence is MPTPAPPPLSPGDQLGPYRILRRLGQGGMGTVFEAVDVGLNRRLALKVIASDVAGDPLFRARFTREAQAQASLDSPHVVQVFAYGEVDGRLYIASQLIPDGDLGAMLRAHGAPPPRIAVSMMAQVADGLAEAHRVGLVHRDIKPANVLLRNRGDSIAAYLGDFGIARRVDGVSGLTTDGFTVGTPSYMAPELHTGGVPGPLSDLYSLGCLLWACLVGTAPYPGTTDYQVVTAHVSAPVPQLQVTGPFGRELNRILATALAKDPARRYPSAAALRDDLRALERNLPAPAGVHSGRPPGGPPSLAPTAGYAGGPAGAPGVRRHRSRVGWIVAAAVAAVLLLGGGAAVAVVLAGDDGDEDRGASSTATPGDPGGAPSGDPSGDPSGSASETTSGAPAPGGDEQTAIDNIAAALGEDPEIDQRTATCVATELVDSRGVDGLQEAGFIDADLQVVTDGSGVPDADLLSEVFTLAFNCVLDSADLG, encoded by the coding sequence GTGCCCACCCCCGCGCCACCGCCGCTGAGCCCCGGCGACCAGCTCGGTCCGTACCGGATCCTCCGCCGGCTCGGGCAGGGCGGGATGGGCACCGTCTTCGAGGCGGTCGACGTCGGGCTCAACCGACGGCTCGCGCTGAAGGTGATCGCCTCCGACGTCGCCGGCGACCCGCTCTTCCGTGCGCGGTTCACCCGGGAGGCCCAGGCCCAGGCCTCGCTGGACTCACCGCACGTGGTGCAGGTCTTCGCCTACGGGGAGGTCGACGGCCGGCTCTACATCGCCTCCCAGCTGATCCCGGACGGCGACCTCGGCGCGATGCTGCGCGCGCACGGCGCACCACCGCCGCGGATCGCGGTGTCGATGATGGCTCAGGTCGCCGACGGGCTCGCCGAGGCGCATCGGGTCGGACTCGTGCACCGCGACATCAAGCCGGCCAACGTGCTGCTGCGCAACCGTGGCGACAGCATCGCGGCCTACCTCGGCGACTTCGGCATCGCCCGCCGGGTCGACGGCGTCAGCGGCCTGACCACCGACGGATTCACCGTCGGCACCCCCAGCTACATGGCGCCGGAGCTGCACACCGGCGGCGTCCCCGGGCCGCTCAGCGACCTGTACTCGCTCGGCTGCCTGCTGTGGGCCTGCCTCGTCGGCACCGCCCCCTATCCGGGCACCACCGACTACCAGGTGGTCACCGCGCACGTCAGCGCTCCGGTGCCGCAGCTGCAGGTCACCGGCCCGTTCGGGCGCGAGCTGAACCGGATCCTGGCCACCGCACTGGCCAAGGATCCCGCCCGGCGCTACCCCAGCGCGGCCGCGCTGCGCGACGACCTGCGGGCGCTGGAGCGCAACCTCCCCGCGCCGGCCGGGGTCCACTCCGGCCGACCGCCCGGCGGACCGCCCTCGCTGGCACCCACCGCCGGCTACGCGGGTGGTCCGGCGGGTGCGCCGGGCGTGCGTCGTCACCGATCACGGGTGGGGTGGATCGTCGCCGCCGCGGTGGCCGCGGTGCTGCTGCTCGGAGGAGGCGCCGCCGTGGCCGTGGTCCTGGCCGGGGACGACGGCGACGAGGACCGCGGGGCGTCCAGCACCGCCACTCCCGGCGATCCTGGCGGCGCCCCGAGCGGCGACCCGAGCGGCGATCCCAGCGGGTCGGCCAGCGAGACCACGAGCGGTGCGCCCGCTCCCGGCGGGGACGAGCAGACCGCGATCGACAACATCGCCGCGGCGCTGGGCGAGGACCCGGAGATCGACCAGCGGACCGCGACCTGCGTGGCCACCGAGCTGGTCGACTCCCGCGGGGTCGACGGGCTCCAGGAGGCCGGCTTCATCGACGCCGACCTCCAGGTGGTCACCGACGGCAGCGGGGTGCCCGACGCGGACCTGCTCTCCGAGGTCTTCACCCTCGCCTTCAACTGCGTCCTGGACTCCGCCGACCTCGGCTGA
- a CDS encoding alpha-ketoacid dehydrogenase subunit beta has translation MATTTMSMAKALNAGLRRAMEHDSKVVVMGEDVGRLGGVFRITDGLQKDFGEDRVMDTPLAESGIVGTAVGMAMRGYRPVVEIQFDGFVYPAYDQIVCQVAKFHSRSQGRVPMPMVIRIPFGGGIGAVEHHSESPEAQFAHTPGLKVVACSNPADAYWMLQQAIASDDPVIFLEPKRHYHSTRAEIDDAATPGSLWASRVVRSGEDATLIAYGPTVGTCVDAAAVAAEEGRSLEVIDLRTLSPLDMGPVEESVRRTGRAVVVHEAHVNLGLGAEVAARLTESCFYSLEAPVLRVGGWDTPYPPARVEEAYLPDLDRVLDAVDRSLAF, from the coding sequence ATGGCCACCACGACGATGAGCATGGCCAAGGCCCTCAACGCGGGGTTGCGGCGGGCGATGGAGCACGACTCGAAGGTCGTGGTGATGGGCGAGGACGTGGGCCGGCTCGGCGGCGTCTTCCGGATCACCGACGGCCTGCAGAAGGACTTCGGCGAGGACCGGGTGATGGACACCCCGCTGGCCGAGTCCGGGATCGTCGGCACCGCGGTCGGCATGGCGATGCGCGGCTACCGGCCGGTGGTCGAGATCCAGTTCGACGGCTTCGTCTACCCCGCCTACGACCAGATCGTCTGCCAGGTCGCCAAGTTCCACTCCCGCTCCCAGGGCCGGGTGCCGATGCCGATGGTCATCCGGATCCCGTTCGGCGGCGGGATCGGCGCGGTCGAGCACCACAGCGAGTCCCCGGAGGCGCAGTTCGCGCACACGCCCGGCCTGAAGGTGGTCGCCTGCTCCAACCCGGCCGACGCCTACTGGATGCTGCAGCAGGCGATCGCCAGCGACGACCCGGTGATCTTCCTGGAGCCGAAGCGGCACTATCACTCCACCCGCGCCGAGATCGACGACGCCGCCACCCCCGGCTCGCTGTGGGCCTCCCGGGTGGTGCGCTCCGGCGAGGACGCCACCCTGATCGCCTACGGTCCCACCGTGGGCACCTGCGTGGACGCCGCTGCGGTCGCCGCGGAGGAGGGCCGCTCGCTCGAGGTGATCGACCTGCGCACCCTCTCCCCGCTGGACATGGGTCCGGTCGAGGAGTCGGTACGACGCACCGGCCGCGCCGTCGTCGTGCACGAGGCCCACGTCAACCTCGGGCTCGGCGCCGAGGTCGCCGCGCGGCTGACCGAGTCGTGCTTCTACTCCCTGGAGGCGCCGGTGCTGCGGGTCGGCGGCTGGGACACGCCGTACCCGCCGGCCCGGGTCGAGGAGGCGTACCTGCCCGACCTCGACCGGGTGCTGGACGCCGTCGACCGCAGCCTGGCCTTCTGA
- a CDS encoding dihydrolipoamide acetyltransferase family protein — MPEFKLPDVGEGLTEAEIVVWRVAVGDTVAVNDIVVEIETAKSIVELPSPYAGEVTALLVPEGEMVEVGTPIITIGEAVEKVVDPVAPTVPDRPTVPAAPATPIDTNVPPEGNPTLVGYGPKQRDLKRRPRSGGGAPPASAEPAAPTAPAAPAAPAAPVASAEPVASGAVRVLAKPPVRKLAKDLGIDLASLTPTGPGGTVRRADVEQAGTAPAAPTAEAGSGGGVGDGAGETREPIKGVRKQMAAAMVSSAFTAPHVTEWVTVDATATVDLVARLRSRREFAEVKVSPLLVAARATLLALRRSPLINSTWDEQAQEVVIKHRVNLGIAADTPRGLVVPNIKDAQALDLLGLAGALDELTATARAGRTQPAELSGGSMTITNVGVFGVDAGTPIINPGESAILCLGAIKPRPWVVGDQVLPRQVMTLALSFDHRHIDGATGSRFLADVAGVIEDPGTALLY, encoded by the coding sequence GTGCCTGAGTTCAAGCTTCCCGATGTCGGCGAGGGCCTCACCGAGGCCGAGATCGTGGTGTGGCGGGTCGCCGTCGGCGACACCGTCGCGGTCAACGACATCGTCGTGGAGATCGAGACCGCCAAGTCCATCGTCGAGCTGCCCTCGCCCTACGCCGGAGAGGTGACCGCACTGCTGGTCCCCGAGGGCGAGATGGTGGAGGTCGGCACCCCGATCATCACCATCGGCGAGGCGGTGGAGAAGGTGGTCGATCCGGTGGCGCCGACGGTGCCCGACCGGCCGACCGTCCCCGCCGCGCCCGCGACGCCGATCGACACCAACGTCCCGCCCGAGGGCAACCCGACCCTGGTCGGCTACGGGCCCAAGCAGCGCGACCTGAAGCGTCGGCCGCGCAGCGGTGGAGGGGCGCCGCCCGCGTCCGCCGAGCCCGCCGCACCGACCGCGCCTGCCGCGCCGGCCGCGCCGGCCGCGCCTGTCGCATCGGCTGAGCCGGTCGCGTCGGGAGCGGTGCGGGTGCTGGCCAAGCCCCCGGTGCGCAAGCTGGCCAAGGACCTCGGGATCGACCTCGCCTCGCTCACCCCGACCGGTCCCGGTGGCACCGTCCGCCGCGCCGACGTCGAGCAGGCAGGTACGGCGCCCGCCGCGCCGACCGCGGAAGCCGGTTCTGGTGGTGGTGTTGGTGATGGTGCGGGCGAGACCCGCGAGCCGATCAAGGGCGTGCGCAAGCAGATGGCGGCCGCGATGGTCTCCTCGGCGTTCACCGCCCCGCACGTGACCGAGTGGGTCACCGTGGACGCCACCGCGACGGTCGACTTGGTCGCCCGTCTGCGCTCGCGACGCGAGTTCGCCGAGGTCAAGGTCTCTCCGCTGCTGGTCGCCGCCCGCGCCACCCTGCTCGCGCTGCGTCGCAGCCCGCTGATCAACTCCACCTGGGACGAGCAGGCCCAGGAGGTCGTGATCAAGCACCGGGTGAACCTCGGGATCGCCGCGGACACCCCGCGCGGACTCGTGGTGCCGAACATCAAGGACGCCCAGGCACTGGACCTGCTCGGGCTGGCCGGCGCGCTGGACGAGCTGACCGCGACCGCGCGGGCAGGCCGGACCCAGCCCGCGGAGCTGAGCGGCGGGTCGATGACGATCACCAACGTCGGCGTCTTCGGCGTCGACGCCGGCACCCCGATCATCAACCCCGGCGAGTCCGCGATCCTCTGCCTCGGCGCGATCAAGCCGCGGCCGTGGGTGGTCGGCGACCAGGTGCTGCCGCGCCAGGTGATGACGCTGGCGCTCTCCTTCGACCACCGCCACATCGACGGCGCCACCGGCTCCCGGTTCCTCGCCGACGTGGCCGGGGTGATCGAGGACCCGGGGACGGCGTTGCTCTACTGA
- a CDS encoding transglutaminase family protein, protein MRYQVTHHTTYTYDEDVTDSLGVAHLVPRELPWQRVGAAEAPYRVGLRPEPTDLSTSVDFHGNRVTYFQVVEAHTELVITGQGEVEVVAPEPRADLLARPWEANRPLVDPLAPGAWRATDFALASPAVPMHPGAREYAAASLTPGRPVGEAVTELIHRIHTDFEYDATATTVTSTVPEILHRRAGVCQDFAHFTLAGLRAHGLAARYVSGYLATDPPPGKERVVGADASHAWLAVWLGEEEWLSLDPTNDQWQNDRYVTVAWGRDYGDVPPVKGVIFTEASTSTLTVSVDVAPLGTGTQDAGPTGPAPTTRKGDRG, encoded by the coding sequence GTGAGATACCAGGTCACCCACCACACCACCTACACCTACGACGAGGACGTCACCGACAGCCTGGGCGTGGCGCACCTGGTCCCGCGCGAGCTGCCCTGGCAACGGGTCGGGGCCGCGGAGGCGCCGTACCGGGTGGGGCTGCGGCCGGAGCCGACCGACCTCTCCACCTCGGTCGACTTCCACGGCAACCGGGTCACCTACTTCCAGGTCGTCGAGGCGCACACGGAGCTGGTGATCACCGGGCAGGGCGAGGTGGAGGTGGTCGCCCCTGAGCCGCGCGCCGACCTGCTCGCCCGGCCGTGGGAGGCGAATCGCCCGCTGGTCGACCCGCTCGCGCCCGGTGCCTGGCGGGCCACCGACTTCGCGCTGGCCAGCCCGGCGGTGCCGATGCACCCGGGGGCGCGCGAGTACGCCGCCGCGTCGCTCACCCCGGGGCGTCCGGTCGGTGAGGCGGTGACCGAGCTGATCCACCGGATCCACACCGACTTCGAGTACGACGCCACCGCCACCACGGTCACCTCGACGGTGCCCGAGATCCTGCACCGCCGGGCGGGCGTCTGCCAGGACTTCGCGCACTTCACGCTGGCCGGCCTGCGGGCGCACGGGCTGGCCGCCCGCTACGTGAGCGGCTACCTGGCCACCGACCCGCCGCCGGGCAAGGAGCGGGTGGTCGGCGCGGACGCGTCGCACGCCTGGCTCGCCGTCTGGCTCGGGGAGGAGGAGTGGCTCTCGCTCGACCCGACCAACGACCAGTGGCAGAACGACCGGTACGTCACGGTGGCCTGGGGGCGCGACTACGGTGACGTACCGCCGGTCAAAGGCGTCATCTTCACCGAGGCGAGCACCTCCACGCTGACGGTCTCGGTCGATGTGGCGCCACTGGGTACCGGTACCCAGGACGCCGGGCCGACCGGCCCGGCGCCGACCACGAGGAAGGGAGACCGCGGGTGA
- a CDS encoding zinc-ribbon domain-containing protein, whose translation MKSFRCRACGNQLYLENSLCYSCGSALGFSRAEREIVPVDDAGRYVDADGLVWHVCANLNLTGCTWLARHEGGQCSACDLTRTRPADTDAEGWGSSRTRRRPSATCWWSSTREGSPPTAWSSTCSPPAPRRARTW comes from the coding sequence GTGAAGTCGTTCCGCTGCCGCGCCTGCGGCAACCAGCTCTACCTGGAGAACTCGCTGTGCTACTCCTGCGGGAGCGCGCTGGGCTTCTCCCGCGCCGAGCGGGAGATCGTCCCCGTCGACGACGCGGGCCGGTACGTCGACGCCGACGGGCTGGTCTGGCACGTCTGCGCGAACCTGAACCTGACCGGGTGCACCTGGCTGGCGCGGCACGAGGGCGGCCAGTGCTCGGCCTGCGACCTGACCCGCACCCGACCCGCGGACACCGACGCCGAGGGATGGGGCAGCTCCCGGACGCGGAGGCGGCCAAGCGCCACCTGCTGGTGGAGCTCGACGCGCGAGGGATCTCCACCGACGGCCTGGTCTTCGACCTGCTCTCCTCCAGCGCCGAGGCGGGCGAGGACGTGGTGA
- a CDS encoding DUF2510 domain-containing protein, producing MSDPNQPSTPPGWYPDGQGNQRWWDGTQWTDHTQPGTGADGGAGAGGSVHDQPTQIAPNRAADHGSGAAAGGAAAGAAGQGGYDPNQQGGYAQQGGYPQQGGYDPNQQGGYAQQGGYPQQGYGQQGYGQQGYGAPGQPGYGGGSSGGSKKGLWIGLAAGGAALLLLICGIGGFLLLSGNSPEDTAKDYVEAILDDDYEEACGLLTEDRKKEALDSEEVDSCKELGDKQEEAAEDFGEYGQQFEDTYGESIEDIQDDIDYSSEVVEVHDETDSKAIVEFDVTTEYTGDNQDYIDDELDGETKSTDPAFIHLAKEDGDWLVSDECNSKDCDDSSSPRVSDLIQPDRAPGAR from the coding sequence ATGTCCGACCCGAACCAGCCCTCGACCCCTCCCGGGTGGTACCCCGACGGACAGGGCAACCAGCGCTGGTGGGACGGCACCCAGTGGACCGACCACACGCAGCCGGGGACCGGCGCCGACGGTGGCGCGGGCGCCGGTGGCAGCGTGCACGACCAGCCCACCCAGATCGCCCCGAACCGGGCTGCCGACCACGGCAGCGGTGCGGCGGCGGGCGGTGCGGCGGCGGGCGCGGCCGGCCAGGGCGGGTACGACCCGAACCAGCAGGGCGGCTACGCCCAGCAGGGGGGCTACCCGCAGCAGGGGGGCTACGACCCGAACCAGCAGGGCGGCTACGCCCAGCAGGGCGGCTACCCGCAACAGGGCTACGGCCAGCAGGGCTACGGCCAGCAGGGCTACGGCGCGCCCGGTCAGCCGGGGTACGGCGGCGGCTCGAGCGGCGGAAGCAAGAAGGGCCTCTGGATCGGCCTCGCCGCCGGCGGCGCCGCGCTGCTCCTGCTGATCTGCGGCATCGGCGGGTTCCTGCTCCTCTCCGGCAACAGCCCGGAGGACACGGCGAAGGACTACGTCGAGGCGATCCTGGACGACGACTACGAGGAGGCGTGCGGCCTGCTCACCGAGGACCGCAAGAAGGAGGCCCTCGACTCCGAGGAGGTCGACTCCTGCAAGGAGCTCGGCGACAAGCAGGAGGAGGCGGCCGAGGACTTCGGAGAGTACGGCCAGCAGTTCGAGGACACCTACGGCGAGTCGATCGAGGACATCCAGGACGACATCGACTACTCCTCCGAGGTCGTCGAGGTGCACGACGAGACCGACTCCAAGGCGATCGTCGAGTTCGACGTGACCACCGAGTACACCGGTGACAACCAGGACTACATCGACGACGAGCTCGACGGCGAGACCAAGAGCACCGACCCGGCGTTCATCCACCTCGCCAAGGAGGACGGCGACTGGCTCGTCTCCGACGAGTGCAACTCCAAGGACTGCGACGACTCCTCCTCCCCGAGGGTGAGTGACCTGATCCAGCCCGACCGGGCACCGGGAGCGCGCTGA
- a CDS encoding cation diffusion facilitator family transporter yields the protein MGHGHGHGHAAGRAADRRRLRWALAVTATVLVVELVGAAVTGSLALLADAGHMATDAGAVVLALGASYVATLPGGRRSTFGYHRVEVIAAGLNGVILLVVCGYIAVSGLQRLSDPPEVDGLPLVGFALVGLVANAVSLAILSRGDRGSLNLRGALNEVLADLLGSVLAVLVGVLVWLGGWYVADPIASLVIAALILPRAFVLIRDVARVLLEIAPVDLELDEVRHHLMHAPGVVEVHDLHAWTITSGMASLSAHVTVTDEALAARGVGEILDALDACMSTHFDVQHTTFQVEPLSHRDHEDLGALHEQR from the coding sequence ATGGGACACGGGCACGGCCACGGGCACGCAGCGGGTCGCGCCGCCGATCGCCGGCGGCTGCGCTGGGCGCTCGCCGTCACCGCGACGGTCCTGGTCGTCGAGCTGGTCGGGGCCGCGGTCACCGGGTCGCTCGCGCTGCTCGCCGACGCCGGGCACATGGCCACCGACGCCGGAGCGGTGGTGCTGGCCCTGGGTGCGTCCTACGTGGCGACCCTGCCGGGCGGACGCCGCTCGACCTTCGGCTATCACCGGGTCGAGGTGATCGCAGCCGGGCTCAACGGCGTCATCCTGCTGGTGGTCTGCGGCTACATCGCGGTCAGCGGCCTGCAGCGGCTCAGCGACCCGCCCGAGGTAGACGGACTGCCGCTGGTCGGGTTCGCCCTGGTCGGCCTGGTCGCCAACGCGGTCTCGCTGGCCATCCTCAGCCGCGGCGACCGGGGCTCGCTCAACCTGCGCGGCGCGCTCAACGAGGTGCTCGCCGACCTGCTGGGATCGGTCCTCGCCGTGCTGGTGGGAGTGCTGGTCTGGCTCGGCGGCTGGTACGTCGCCGACCCGATCGCCTCACTGGTGATCGCGGCGCTGATCCTGCCGCGGGCCTTCGTGCTGATCCGCGACGTCGCCCGGGTGCTGCTGGAGATCGCGCCCGTCGACCTCGAGCTCGACGAGGTGCGCCACCACCTGATGCACGCCCCCGGCGTGGTCGAGGTGCACGACCTGCACGCCTGGACGATCACCAGCGGGATGGCCAGCCTCTCCGCCCACGTCACCGTCACCGACGAGGCGCTCGCGGCCCGGGGGGTCGGGGAGATCCTGGACGCCCTCGACGCGTGCATGAGCACCCACTTCGACGTGCAGCACACCACCTTCCAGGTGGAGCCGCTCTCGCACCGGGACCACGAGGACCTCGGCGCCCTGCACGAGCAGCGCTGA